From the genome of Yersinia enterocolitica, one region includes:
- a CDS encoding cystathionine beta-lyase translates to MSANKETTEKLETALVSAGRSKRFTQGSVNTVIQRASSLVFDSVKAKKHATINRGKGELFYGRRGTLTHFSLQEAMTELEGGAGCVLYPCGAAAISNAILSFVATGDHVLMTGSAYEPAQSFCDKILSRMNITTTYFDPMIGAGIDSLITPKTKVVFLESPGSITMEVQDIPAMVQAIRAVSPDIIIMMDNTWAAGVLFKALDFGIDISIQSGTKYIIGHSDAMLGIAVANARCWEQLREDSYLMGQMVDADTAYLASRGLRTLGVRLKQHEKSSIEIANWLAQRPEVATVYHPALPSCKGHEFYKRDFTGCNGLFSFELKEELSQQQLEAYLDHFTHFSMAFSWGGFESLILGYQPENIRAIRQYEGDGIKGTLFRLHIGLENVQDLQDDLAAGFERIKTVQ, encoded by the coding sequence ATGTCTGCAAACAAAGAAACGACAGAAAAACTGGAAACAGCCTTAGTCAGTGCGGGCAGAAGTAAACGATTTACTCAAGGCTCAGTGAATACGGTGATCCAGCGAGCTTCATCGCTGGTTTTCGACTCGGTAAAAGCGAAGAAGCATGCCACTATCAATCGGGGAAAAGGCGAATTATTCTATGGCCGCCGAGGCACCCTGACTCACTTCTCGCTGCAAGAGGCGATGACAGAGCTGGAAGGTGGCGCAGGTTGCGTCCTTTATCCTTGCGGTGCCGCGGCTATCAGCAACGCAATTTTGTCATTTGTCGCAACGGGTGACCATGTGCTAATGACCGGTTCTGCTTATGAGCCGGCCCAAAGTTTTTGCGATAAAATTTTATCACGCATGAATATCACCACGACCTATTTTGATCCGATGATAGGTGCCGGGATCGACTCATTAATTACCCCAAAAACCAAAGTGGTATTCCTTGAGTCACCCGGTTCCATCACCATGGAAGTACAAGATATTCCGGCAATGGTACAAGCCATCCGGGCCGTTTCACCAGACATCATTATTATGATGGATAACACCTGGGCTGCGGGTGTGCTGTTTAAAGCACTGGATTTTGGTATTGATATCTCTATCCAATCAGGAACTAAATACATCATTGGTCATTCTGATGCGATGCTGGGGATTGCCGTTGCCAACGCGCGTTGTTGGGAGCAACTGCGGGAAGACTCTTATCTGATGGGGCAAATGGTTGATGCTGACACAGCTTATCTTGCTAGCCGTGGATTGCGCACACTGGGCGTGCGTTTAAAACAACACGAGAAAAGCAGTATTGAAATTGCTAACTGGCTGGCTCAGCGCCCGGAAGTTGCCACTGTCTATCACCCTGCCCTGCCAAGCTGCAAAGGCCATGAATTCTATAAACGAGACTTCACTGGCTGTAATGGCTTGTTCTCTTTTGAATTAAAAGAAGAGTTAAGTCAGCAACAGTTAGAGGCTTATCTCGACCATTTCACCCACTTCAGTATGGCCTTTTCATGGGGCGGTTTTGAATCCTTGATTCTGGGTTATCAACCGGAGAATATCCGTGCCATTCGTCAGTATGAAGGGGACGGGATAAAAGGCACACTGTTCCGTCTGCATATTGGTCTGGAGAATGTGCAAGATTTGCAGGACGATTTGGCCGCAGGATTTGAGCGCATCAAAACAGTGCAGTAA
- a CDS encoding flagellar motor protein MotA, which produces MHIGWRHSVKIAGKEIKDKSFVQGRMIAGVMALLLVAGLAGHAQAAPGNSSAVAASVATPTTATSTPLPTPEITPVAANAQAVAPANPAPMVQPLAAPVPQGLAMDLSVWGMYQHADVVVKGVMIGLVLASIVTWTILFSKGTELFRARRRLQQEHEVIGAVTDMDTASERAEAFSTDSISALLLREAQNERLLSTESNDNNGIKERTAFRLERRVAAIGRQMGKGNGFLATIGAISPFVGLFGTVWGIMNSFIGIAHSQTTNLAVVAPGIAEALLATALGLVAAIPAVVIYNIFARLIGSYRAQVGDVAAQVLLLLSRDLDLASSAEAKSSKHPHQLRAG; this is translated from the coding sequence ATGCATATTGGGTGGAGGCACAGCGTGAAAATAGCTGGCAAAGAGATTAAAGATAAATCATTCGTGCAAGGCCGGATGATAGCAGGCGTAATGGCATTATTGCTGGTGGCCGGTTTGGCAGGTCATGCACAGGCCGCGCCAGGCAACAGCAGTGCAGTCGCTGCATCTGTTGCTACACCAACAACTGCAACGTCAACCCCACTACCTACACCGGAAATCACACCGGTCGCTGCAAATGCACAAGCTGTTGCACCTGCAAACCCAGCACCTATGGTCCAGCCTCTGGCGGCACCTGTGCCACAAGGGTTGGCAATGGACTTATCTGTCTGGGGCATGTATCAGCATGCAGACGTCGTCGTTAAAGGGGTGATGATTGGTCTGGTGTTAGCCTCAATCGTAACCTGGACTATTTTGTTCTCCAAAGGTACTGAATTATTCCGTGCTCGCCGCCGTTTGCAGCAAGAACATGAAGTTATCGGGGCTGTGACTGATATGGATACCGCGTCTGAGCGGGCGGAGGCTTTTAGCACCGATAGCATTAGTGCCTTACTGCTACGAGAAGCGCAAAACGAGCGCCTATTGTCGACAGAATCCAATGATAACAATGGCATTAAAGAGCGTACGGCTTTCCGGTTGGAACGCCGTGTAGCAGCCATTGGTCGCCAAATGGGTAAAGGCAATGGATTCCTGGCTACTATCGGTGCAATCTCACCGTTTGTCGGGTTGTTTGGCACCGTGTGGGGCATTATGAACAGCTTTATTGGTATTGCTCATTCGCAAACCACCAATCTGGCTGTTGTTGCACCGGGTATCGCAGAAGCCTTGCTGGCAACGGCGTTAGGTCTGGTCGCAGCAATCCCTGCGGTAGTTATCTACAATATATTTGCTCGCTTAATTGGTAGTTACCGTGCACAGGTGGGTGACGTTGCCGCCCAAGTATTGCTGCTATTAAGCCGCGATCTTGATCTGGCGAGCAGCGCTGAGGCAAAGTCATCTAAGCATCCTCACCAATTGCGTGCGGGGTGA
- a CDS encoding TonB system transport protein ExbD: protein MAMRMNDNLDESGELHEINVTPFIDVMLVLLIIFMVAAPLATVDIKVDLPASSAVPQPRPEKPVFLTVKADNQLYVGDQQVDRDTLAAALDKMTQSNKETTIFFQADKVVDYETLMSVMDALRKSGYLKVGLVGMEAGMAK, encoded by the coding sequence ATGGCCATGCGTATGAATGACAATCTTGATGAAAGCGGTGAATTACACGAAATCAACGTGACACCCTTTATCGATGTAATGTTGGTACTGCTGATAATCTTTATGGTGGCAGCACCATTGGCAACAGTCGATATTAAAGTGGATTTACCAGCGTCTTCAGCGGTACCACAGCCGCGGCCGGAAAAACCGGTATTCCTGACAGTTAAAGCCGATAATCAGCTTTATGTCGGTGACCAGCAGGTTGACCGCGACACTCTGGCCGCGGCGTTGGATAAAATGACGCAATCCAATAAAGAAACCACTATCTTCTTCCAGGCGGATAAAGTGGTGGATTATGAAACTCTGATGAGCGTGATGGATGCGCTACGCAAATCAGGTTATCTCAAGGTTGGCTTAGTCGGTATGGAAGCGGGCATGGCAAAATAG
- a CDS encoding TadE/TadG family protein — translation MIKNRFTHIKVRLLVPLIKNEQGAILFPFIIFLPLVIGLIFFSFELTHFLQKKAKLSDAMEQATLALTVENNHSTPSLTQIAQNKAIVSSYAHAYLPAEIFSTPTIDIINNNGRIEYAAEINMSYSARFLTNNPVTNFSAMINATDRGAARKNIISAPIENIDVVFVADYSGSMDDHFNHNESEPKKIDALRDIFNRLNNNILKNENIHTIGFIPFSWGTKQRIGNGAQTKEYCHLPFVPKQHSPNGDYLRKYTLSGLKKFPGLEGLENIDHIAYGKVTSEIYNDTKNKIDELNIEDAESAYTFLSRSQKILQQLYQLEIIGESIDYVATINSIPRNSAVIPPKVINFPVDDIFNSYVCLNRANSYSLNEHDSNEIIDDMINMSPLGGTLISSGILSANNLFNESSSNTNKNLMIILSDGNDSFESAHKENKGFYVTQSLIKKGMCEKIKENGITMVFIAIGYKPLYNTRSPRYIDWKECVGEENYYEAQNTHELEGDLLQALGAVDTSEVGRNTPKD, via the coding sequence ATGATAAAAAATAGATTTACTCACATTAAAGTACGACTATTGGTGCCATTGATAAAGAATGAGCAAGGGGCTATCTTATTTCCCTTTATTATATTTTTGCCCTTGGTTATTGGGCTAATATTTTTTTCTTTTGAGCTCACTCATTTTTTACAGAAAAAAGCCAAACTCTCAGATGCAATGGAGCAAGCAACATTAGCACTGACAGTAGAAAATAACCATAGTACTCCGAGTTTAACTCAAATAGCGCAGAATAAAGCCATAGTGAGTTCTTATGCTCATGCTTATCTGCCAGCAGAAATATTTTCAACACCGACTATAGATATAATCAATAATAATGGCAGAATTGAGTATGCGGCTGAGATCAACATGAGCTACTCAGCTAGATTTTTAACTAACAATCCAGTAACCAATTTTAGTGCGATGATAAATGCAACAGATAGAGGAGCAGCAAGAAAAAATATAATCAGTGCACCGATAGAGAATATAGATGTAGTATTTGTCGCAGATTACTCTGGTTCAATGGATGATCATTTTAATCATAATGAATCCGAGCCAAAAAAAATAGATGCGTTGAGAGACATATTTAACCGCCTCAATAATAACATCTTAAAAAATGAGAATATACATACCATAGGGTTTATACCATTTTCATGGGGGACTAAACAGCGTATTGGGAACGGTGCACAAACGAAGGAGTATTGCCATTTACCTTTTGTGCCAAAGCAACATAGCCCAAATGGTGATTACCTTCGTAAATATACATTATCTGGGTTAAAAAAATTCCCTGGATTGGAGGGATTAGAAAATATTGACCATATCGCATATGGGAAAGTAACCAGCGAGATATATAATGACACTAAAAATAAAATTGATGAATTAAATATTGAAGATGCAGAGTCTGCTTATACATTCCTTTCCCGCTCACAAAAGATCCTCCAACAATTATATCAACTTGAAATAATAGGAGAGAGTATTGATTACGTTGCAACGATAAACTCAATACCACGCAACAGCGCAGTGATACCACCGAAAGTAATTAACTTTCCAGTTGATGACATATTCAATAGCTACGTTTGTTTAAATCGAGCAAACTCCTACTCATTAAATGAACATGATAGTAATGAGATTATCGATGATATGATTAATATGTCCCCTTTAGGCGGTACACTAATAAGTTCAGGGATATTATCTGCTAATAATTTGTTTAATGAAAGCAGCTCTAATACCAATAAAAATCTGATGATAATTCTTTCTGATGGTAATGATAGCTTTGAAAGTGCGCATAAAGAAAATAAAGGGTTTTATGTCACACAAAGCCTTATCAAAAAAGGTATGTGCGAAAAAATAAAAGAGAATGGGATCACCATGGTTTTCATCGCTATTGGATATAAACCTTTATATAACACCCGTTCGCCAAGATATATCGATTGGAAAGAGTGCGTAGGTGAGGAGAATTACTACGAAGCACAAAATACTCATGAACTGGAAGGCGACCTTCTACAAGCGTTGGGGGCGGTAGATACCAGTGAAGTGGGCCGTAATACGCCGAAAGATTAA
- a CDS encoding tight adherance operon protein, with the protein MYKKINNIDFIGNNNGSAIIEFSFVIFIIMLLIKLFISVTEYQSTVGKLDRISYSLAGIIRERNRLYSDDEILTQNNVNDLTTLASNMLLTSGIFSDNFAIKVETLHFNPAESAAPGNKIINDTKSEEFIVGTCHPIRSLREMADLSPYSNRGRWVPLYQVTLCLPAPTGYQALFSQIEPIPILRSSAVTIER; encoded by the coding sequence TTGTACAAGAAAATAAATAACATAGACTTTATTGGAAATAATAATGGTTCAGCTATTATTGAGTTTTCATTTGTCATTTTCATAATAATGCTATTAATAAAACTATTTATTTCAGTGACTGAATATCAATCAACCGTAGGTAAACTAGACCGGATATCATATTCGCTTGCCGGAATAATTCGGGAAAGGAACAGGTTATATTCTGATGATGAAATACTAACTCAAAATAATGTTAATGATTTAACAACTCTGGCGAGCAATATGCTATTAACTTCGGGTATATTCAGTGATAATTTCGCGATAAAAGTTGAAACATTACATTTTAATCCCGCTGAATCGGCAGCACCTGGTAATAAGATTATTAATGATACTAAGAGTGAAGAGTTTATCGTCGGTACTTGTCACCCCATTAGGTCATTGCGTGAAATGGCCGATTTATCACCTTACAGTAATCGTGGCCGATGGGTGCCACTGTACCAGGTAACCTTATGTTTACCTGCCCCCACAGGGTATCAAGCGTTGTTTAGCCAGATAGAACCCATCCCTATATTAAGGTCATCAGCGGTAACTATCGAGCGTTAA
- a CDS encoding tight adherance operon protein, with amino-acid sequence MREQFSRSNEGSVTIDFTVVFVLFLLTLLSCAEIGRLLYISASLDLAVSEAVKSTKNREGSNSAILRQSLNAQNGILGVFITNNNAINTTVEFSNSISDLISQIYSGSETSPLAKYTVTYIYQPLFFPIPSRWANIQLSREVIFVQENK; translated from the coding sequence ATAAGAGAGCAATTCTCCCGTTCGAATGAGGGGTCGGTCACTATTGATTTTACGGTAGTCTTTGTTCTATTTTTATTGACGTTACTCTCTTGTGCAGAGATAGGCCGTTTGCTCTATATCTCTGCCAGTTTAGATCTGGCGGTTTCAGAAGCGGTAAAATCGACTAAGAATAGAGAGGGCAGTAATAGTGCCATATTGAGGCAAAGTTTAAATGCTCAGAATGGTATTTTAGGTGTTTTCATAACAAATAATAATGCGATTAATACTACTGTAGAATTTAGCAATAGTATATCTGACCTCATTAGTCAGATATATTCAGGCTCAGAAACGTCGCCACTGGCCAAATACACAGTAACTTACATCTATCAACCTCTTTTTTTTCCTATCCCCTCACGCTGGGCTAATATCCAACTATCTCGCGAGGTGATTTTTGTACAAGAAAATAAATAA
- a CDS encoding tight adherance operon protein encodes MISGCSTNSGISNKEFLYRESILLKANNHAGLVTLYRTRLKQKEDDAIRLKLANAYYLTGDTKSSLYYLQPMINKPSEPVYILQAKNLINNNDSTNAITVINKLLTISPNNAEAHNLHGIVLANSGEVHKAEVAIEKSRALFISDGTAMNNLAVVAMLDNRYSDAVRILLPDYLSGKKNSLRLHNLVFSLIQLGDTTYAKKIIIAEKMAKDPDELILALSQVQSLQQERLSDKGA; translated from the coding sequence ATGATAAGTGGTTGCTCCACGAATAGTGGCATAAGTAATAAAGAGTTTCTATATCGTGAGAGTATCTTGCTAAAGGCAAATAATCATGCCGGATTGGTCACTTTATACCGAACCAGATTAAAACAAAAAGAAGATGATGCGATAAGATTAAAACTGGCTAACGCCTACTATCTTACCGGCGACACCAAGTCATCTTTATATTATTTACAACCGATGATTAACAAACCGAGTGAGCCTGTATATATTTTGCAAGCCAAAAACTTGATTAACAATAATGACTCGACAAATGCTATAACAGTTATAAATAAATTATTAACTATTTCTCCTAATAATGCAGAAGCTCACAACTTACACGGCATTGTATTGGCTAATAGTGGTGAAGTGCATAAAGCAGAAGTGGCTATTGAAAAGTCGCGAGCCTTATTTATTTCTGATGGGACGGCAATGAATAATCTTGCTGTAGTAGCAATGCTTGATAACCGTTATAGCGATGCAGTGAGAATATTATTACCTGATTATTTGTCGGGTAAAAAAAACTCGTTAAGGTTACATAACCTGGTCTTTTCACTGATTCAACTCGGTGATACAACCTATGCAAAAAAAATCATTATTGCTGAAAAAATGGCTAAAGACCCGGATGAGTTAATACTCGCCCTAAGTCAAGTTCAGAGCCTTCAGCAAGAGAGATTAAGTGATAAAGGTGCGTAA
- a CDS encoding tight adherance operon protein has protein sequence MIYNIILLSGILLLLLINLKWIKIKKTIIKNPKKTTTNDFFLTSLLKKTANEWVNYLLSIDINKNKMHIAIPIGYAICIYIINKTWVGINTLVVLTFILFSIIFFQIHFSRKNNHTLFKRDFPEVLLMINMAASSGASINQVLERCGKEVGGPLGNELSLICRRLNVGESPETVFYDAYQRFRYPEFYFLITIILLNLQQGGQLRELTSRLSQVITKSKTSEQKKAVMTAQTRMSVNILSIIPFVFSLFLYFMDPTIIESMWNHPTGRIIFYYIISSEIIGIALIRSMLRKAL, from the coding sequence ATGATTTACAACATAATACTTTTATCTGGGATTCTATTACTTTTACTCATTAACTTAAAATGGATAAAAATAAAGAAGACCATAATTAAAAACCCAAAAAAAACCACTACCAATGATTTTTTCCTTACGTCATTACTAAAAAAAACAGCCAATGAATGGGTGAACTATTTATTAAGCATTGATATAAACAAAAATAAAATGCATATAGCCATACCTATCGGTTATGCAATATGCATTTACATTATAAATAAAACATGGGTTGGGATAAATACTCTGGTGGTATTGACATTTATTTTGTTCAGTATCATATTTTTTCAAATACACTTTTCGCGTAAAAATAATCACACGCTATTTAAAAGAGATTTCCCAGAGGTTTTGTTGATGATTAATATGGCTGCCAGTAGCGGTGCCAGCATTAACCAAGTATTAGAACGTTGTGGGAAAGAGGTAGGTGGGCCATTAGGGAATGAATTAAGCCTTATTTGCCGCCGATTGAATGTAGGTGAGTCTCCTGAAACTGTTTTTTATGATGCCTATCAACGCTTTCGTTACCCCGAGTTTTACTTTCTTATCACCATCATTTTGCTTAACTTGCAACAAGGTGGGCAATTAAGAGAACTGACCAGTCGTTTGTCCCAAGTGATCACAAAAAGCAAAACATCCGAACAGAAGAAAGCCGTTATGACGGCACAAACACGGATGTCAGTAAATATTCTCTCTATCATACCTTTTGTATTCTCTCTTTTTCTTTACTTTATGGATCCAACGATTATTGAGTCAATGTGGAACCATCCTACTGGTAGGATTATTTTTTATTATATTATCTCCAGCGAGATAATTGGGATAGCACTGATAAGGTCAATGCTTAGGAAAGCACTATGA
- a CDS encoding CpaF family protein — MNISLIIQEEIREKMLANIDIDKVEHLVDDYDKLFGLLSITYDDLFNDNEYRLNTQQQKDIIATIADEITGFGPLRELMEDESISDIMVNGPEKIFVERYGLLTLTNRRFINNSQLTDIAKRLMQRVNRRIDEGRPLADARLIDGSRINVAIGPITLDGTALSIRKFSTNKRKLEDLVNMGAMSSDMANFLIIAASCRVNIIISGGTGSGKTTLLNALSKYISENERVITLEDAAELNLEQPHVVRMETRLAGLENTGQITMRDLVINSLRMRPDRIIIGECRGEETFEMLQAMNTGHNGSMSTLHANSPRDAIARLESMIMMGPVNMPIFTIRRNIASAINLIVQVSRMNDGSRKVRHISEIMGMEGDNVVLQNIFSFEPSKERDEQGKIQGEFINHGLFSRSAVRVNADIYSLSNELSSIFSTVK; from the coding sequence ATGAACATATCATTAATCATCCAAGAAGAAATACGAGAAAAAATGCTGGCTAACATTGATATCGATAAAGTAGAACATCTGGTTGATGATTATGACAAACTTTTTGGTTTACTTTCAATAACCTACGATGATTTATTTAATGACAATGAATATAGATTAAATACTCAGCAGCAAAAAGATATTATTGCAACGATCGCCGATGAGATTACCGGTTTTGGCCCGTTAAGAGAACTGATGGAAGATGAGTCTATTAGCGATATTATGGTCAATGGCCCTGAAAAGATATTTGTTGAACGTTATGGGTTGCTAACCTTAACCAACCGCCGTTTTATTAATAACAGTCAACTGACTGATATTGCCAAACGCCTGATGCAAAGAGTTAATCGCCGTATTGATGAAGGTAGACCGTTAGCAGATGCACGCCTAATTGATGGTAGCCGAATCAATGTGGCAATCGGTCCAATCACATTGGATGGCACAGCACTTTCAATTCGAAAATTCAGTACCAACAAACGAAAACTAGAAGATCTGGTTAATATGGGTGCTATGAGCAGTGATATGGCTAATTTCTTGATAATTGCAGCCAGTTGCCGGGTCAATATTATTATCTCTGGTGGCACAGGCTCAGGAAAAACAACACTGCTCAACGCATTATCAAAATATATTTCTGAAAACGAAAGAGTTATCACCTTAGAAGATGCTGCCGAGTTAAATCTTGAACAACCCCATGTGGTACGGATGGAGACACGACTCGCCGGGCTAGAGAATACTGGGCAAATCACGATGCGGGACTTAGTAATAAACTCACTGCGTATGCGCCCCGACAGGATCATTATCGGGGAGTGCCGTGGTGAGGAAACATTTGAAATGCTTCAGGCAATGAATACCGGCCATAATGGCTCTATGTCCACCTTACATGCTAATTCTCCCCGCGATGCTATTGCCCGACTCGAAAGCATGATCATGATGGGTCCAGTTAATATGCCCATATTTACTATTCGCCGAAATATTGCCTCCGCCATCAATCTTATTGTGCAAGTTTCACGCATGAATGATGGTTCACGAAAGGTACGCCATATTAGTGAAATTATGGGAATGGAGGGGGACAATGTCGTATTACAAAACATATTCTCATTTGAACCGTCCAAAGAGCGTGACGAACAGGGAAAAATCCAAGGAGAATTTATTAATCATGGTTTATTCAGCCGATCTGCTGTGAGGGTGAATGCTGATATATACAGCTTATCAAATGAACTAAGTAGTATTTTTTCCACGGTGAAATAA
- a CDS encoding pilus assembly protein CpaE, whose translation MQLILNKDAINKKNNKIKNTIAIISSREWLREETAEKVRLADIKDIKSFDESIFLVPKINLSDKTIGAIIDIGSNDNIEKTLDLIKILIPRDCWCVLVGDIDSIGIAQQFIQRGILYLNIKSQLSELTQHLLKGIPIESERKAFFISILGCKGGIGTTLISYHLATAITQIKQSPTLLLQGNNGSQDLDLVTEKKMVTEITEYQNNLSLMFGKGQDIAEIDGHRDIKHNFIVFDQPIHNVPKEKLTDYIEHANCIIVLLDNSMMSVRVAKTFIVIYEKFKRDNRQATRLLVCLNESRPITRDMLDTSDIPSLLGRKIDIRIPLIHKTTESLSDKNYFGRKKTIITELAKYTLGITIDLSNKRKSWLRKLLKGKN comes from the coding sequence ATGCAATTAATTCTTAACAAAGATGCAATAAACAAAAAAAATAATAAGATAAAAAACACCATTGCTATTATTTCCAGCAGGGAATGGCTGCGCGAAGAAACCGCAGAGAAAGTCAGGCTTGCCGATATTAAGGATATTAAATCATTTGATGAGAGTATTTTTCTCGTGCCAAAAATAAATTTATCCGATAAAACCATTGGTGCTATTATTGACATCGGGAGTAATGATAATATTGAAAAAACATTGGATTTAATAAAAATTCTTATCCCGCGTGACTGTTGGTGTGTTTTAGTTGGCGATATTGATTCAATTGGTATCGCCCAACAATTCATTCAGCGTGGCATATTATACTTAAATATAAAGTCGCAGTTGTCTGAATTGACGCAACATTTACTCAAAGGCATCCCTATCGAGTCTGAAAGGAAAGCCTTTTTTATCAGTATATTGGGCTGTAAGGGAGGCATCGGAACCACCCTGATCAGTTATCACTTAGCAACCGCGATCACACAGATAAAGCAATCACCAACTCTATTATTACAGGGCAATAATGGATCTCAGGATCTTGATCTTGTTACAGAAAAAAAGATGGTTACAGAAATAACCGAATATCAAAATAATTTATCTCTTATGTTTGGTAAAGGGCAAGATATAGCTGAAATTGATGGACACAGAGATATAAAGCACAATTTTATTGTATTTGATCAACCGATTCATAACGTACCGAAAGAAAAACTCACTGATTATATAGAACACGCTAATTGCATTATCGTATTGCTTGATAATAGTATGATGTCAGTCCGTGTCGCTAAAACGTTTATTGTTATTTATGAAAAATTTAAACGAGACAACAGGCAAGCAACCCGACTATTAGTCTGTTTAAATGAAAGCAGACCAATAACAAGAGATATGCTGGATACTTCAGATATCCCGTCATTACTTGGGCGTAAGATAGATATACGAATCCCTTTAATACATAAAACAACGGAATCATTAAGTGATAAAAATTACTTTGGCCGAAAGAAAACCATAATAACCGAATTGGCTAAATACACATTAGGCATAACCATTGATTTATCAAACAAGAGAAAATCATGGTTAAGAAAGCTTCTAAAAGGTAAAAATTAA
- a CDS encoding tight adherance operon protein, whose protein sequence is MNRKFLLLFSILIVAIGAAGIMINTKPDVHTPYNFVDLNKEKEVEIVLAQSTHDLSSGTLLTQNDYALKAIMVPESSELIKSNISGKTDINSHLLKVNLVAGSYITPVVLASPDSNEFNYLNLKKGEIIYKFTISQKNGYLLDTLQVGDSLSFQLRVLETDKNKGMSSGTVINTKELSDKKSQTFSLNEIIPAMRIIRIKKNSTDALPEKNNKNQKTGEVVTGYISVIIKREELDIIHIAEKSGDIVLAPSIVTGNNQSTNIYDIIPKLRITRELRG, encoded by the coding sequence ATGAATCGTAAGTTTCTTTTATTATTTTCAATTTTGATTGTCGCCATCGGGGCTGCCGGCATTATGATCAATACCAAGCCTGATGTGCATACACCCTATAATTTCGTCGATTTAAATAAAGAAAAAGAAGTTGAGATTGTCCTGGCACAGTCAACACATGATCTCTCTTCAGGTACCCTACTCACTCAAAACGATTATGCACTAAAAGCCATCATGGTACCTGAATCAAGTGAATTAATAAAAAGCAACATATCAGGAAAAACAGATATCAACAGTCATTTATTGAAAGTAAACCTTGTAGCGGGTTCTTATATTACACCCGTAGTTTTGGCTTCACCCGATAGTAATGAATTCAATTACCTTAATTTAAAGAAAGGTGAAATTATTTATAAATTCACTATTAGTCAGAAAAATGGGTATTTGTTAGATACATTGCAAGTAGGTGATTCCCTCTCATTTCAATTAAGAGTGCTTGAGACAGATAAAAATAAAGGCATGAGTAGTGGCACAGTCATTAACACGAAAGAATTGAGTGATAAAAAAAGTCAAACCTTTTCGTTGAATGAAATCATACCCGCCATGAGAATAATAAGAATAAAAAAGAATTCGACAGACGCATTACCAGAAAAAAACAACAAAAATCAAAAGACCGGAGAAGTCGTAACTGGTTATATATCCGTCATAATTAAAAGAGAGGAACTTGACATCATTCATATCGCAGAAAAGTCGGGAGATATCGTTCTGGCGCCGAGTATAGTTACTGGCAATAATCAATCAACAAATATATATGACATCATACCTAAACTACGCATAACAAGAGAGCTAAGAGGATGA
- a CDS encoding tight adherance operon protein, giving the protein MDIIKSSLILLLALQLLFVCYSDICNRIISNKFIISIIFSSIALGYTTNSTVNITIPLFSLLMGYIIFHFKLIGGGDVKLITALLLALTAEQSLDFIIYTAIMGGVVMIIGLLINKHDIQQRGVPYAAAITSGFTLSLFT; this is encoded by the coding sequence ATGGATATAATAAAATCATCCTTAATACTACTGCTAGCATTACAGCTACTGTTCGTTTGTTATAGCGATATATGTAATCGAATTATCAGTAATAAATTTATCATTTCTATTATATTCAGTTCCATAGCATTGGGGTATACAACAAACAGCACGGTTAACATCACCATTCCACTTTTTTCCTTACTAATGGGCTATATAATATTTCATTTTAAACTTATCGGTGGTGGCGATGTAAAACTCATTACTGCATTGCTGCTGGCACTCACCGCAGAACAATCACTAGATTTCATTATCTATACCGCCATTATGGGCGGTGTGGTAATGATAATAGGTTTATTGATTAACAAACACGATATTCAACAACGAGGGGTTCCCTATGCTGCTGCAATTACCTCGGGTTTTACATTGTCGCTATTCACCTAA